GCGCGAAGTAAAACACTGCAAGGGATTCTAGATCTGCTGCCACAGGTTGCCAACGCAAAAGCGACCGTACTGATCGAAGGAGAGAGCGGTACGGGAAAAGAATTGATTGCCAGAGAAATTCATCGGTTAAGTCCTCGGCGGGATCAGCCGTTCGTCGCAGTGACTTGTGCGGCGTTGGCAGAGGGTGTGTTGGAAAGTGAACTGTTTGGCCACGTGAAGGGCGCCTTCACCGGAGCGATCGCCGACCGTTTGGGAAGATTCGAGATGGCTCACAGGGGAACTATCTTCCTGGACGAAATTGCCGACATCAGTCCTCTGGCCCAGGTCAAACTTTTGAGGGTGCTGCAAGAATCGGAATTTGAAAAAGTCGGCGGGAACAAGACCGTGAAAGTCGATGTGCGGGTGATCGCCGCGACGAACAAGAGTTTGGCAGCAGCGGTTGAAGGAGGGCATTTCCGGGATGACCTCTATTATCGATTACAGGTATTCCCGATTCGAATCCCCCCCCTCCGGGATCGTCAAGAGGATCTGCTGCCACTCATCGAACATTCGATGGCACGACTCAATCTGACGATGGGCAAGAATGTCAGGCACATTGACAGCCCTGCTCTGAAACTGTTGGAGGTCCACCAATACCCTGGCAACGTCCGTGAGTTAGAAAATATCCTCGAACATGCCTTCATTCGATGCCCAGACCACACCATCCGATCAGAGCATCTCCCAGAATACTTATGCTCTGACCGATCTCAGCAGGAGCATTCTTCCAGGGAGCCCCAGACAGCGAGCGGGATCACGCTTGCCGCCCTTGAACAAGACGCGATCGTGCATGCGCTCAAGCAAACGAACTGGGACTACAAGAAAACCTGCAAGATCCTTGGATTGAGTCGGTCAACCCTGCTCAGGCGAATCAAACACTACAAACTACTTCGCACGCCTGATTCAAAACGATCCGATGCATTCCAAATTGACACTCGTAACTGATTGATTATACTTATTCGCCTTGCCTGCCAGCTTCATATTGAAACTGTCCCATCCGTTCCATCTCTCCTTCCAGAAATAAAACCCTCGCAAATCAACGGGTTCGGCATCCTGTTTGATTGAGTGTCGTTGGCACTCGATCTGCACAAGAAAGTGGTATCAGGCAGTTTATAG
This portion of the Nitrospira sp. genome encodes:
- a CDS encoding sigma 54-interacting transcriptional regulator, which codes for MTQLLLQKIRCEEAALLDCIGDGVVTIDLDMKIHYMNRAMRELLGYEESQPVEHPPSCHFLVQGSICLTQDCILERAIRNREKVRNYETVIQNKDGRKIPVSLNTDLLRDECGNLVGIVETYRDLSQINELKTKLKQHTGSRTSGPLVARSKTLQGILDLLPQVANAKATVLIEGESGTGKELIAREIHRLSPRRDQPFVAVTCAALAEGVLESELFGHVKGAFTGAIADRLGRFEMAHRGTIFLDEIADISPLAQVKLLRVLQESEFEKVGGNKTVKVDVRVIAATNKSLAAAVEGGHFRDDLYYRLQVFPIRIPPLRDRQEDLLPLIEHSMARLNLTMGKNVRHIDSPALKLLEVHQYPGNVRELENILEHAFIRCPDHTIRSEHLPEYLCSDRSQQEHSSREPQTASGITLAALEQDAIVHALKQTNWDYKKTCKILGLSRSTLLRRIKHYKLLRTPDSKRSDAFQIDTRN